Genomic window (Xylanimonas protaetiae):
TCGTTCAGCGGAGCCGGCGGCGCAGCCACCCAATGCAGGAACCCGCCCTGGGCTCGTTGCAGCTCACGCACCCCGGGGGACGCCGGCGGCGGGAGCTGCAGAGGCGCGTCGACGAAGCAGCCCGACAGAGCAGCGATGAACGCGTTGACCACGCATACCGGGCAGAGTCCTCCGCACCCCCTCGCCCTCCTCCTGCTCGGCCCGTGCCGTCGTGGGCTTCCGGTGATCGTCAGGGAGCACCGCCAGGCTACGGATGCGTGTGCACACGAGCGGTGCCTGACCTGTGCGGACGCCGCATAGGGCCAACGCTCGGGTGAGCAGTTGCCAACGCTCGGGGTGCGGTTCCACGAGCGCTCGGCGCGGAGCGTGGGCGGCATGTCCACGACCACGCCGTCTCCCCCGGGTTCTCTCGCGCTCCTGCGCCGGGCAACTAGGGCGCCCTCGCTGCCGTCGGCCGCGTACGACATTGCGCGCGCGGACTTGCCCGTGTTCCCGTGCGCGCCGACGGCAAAACAGCCCCTAACGCAGCGCGGGTTCCGCGATGCGACAACCGACCTGGATCAGGTGGCCTCGTGGTGGGCGCGCCGCCCGGACGCGAACATCGGCCTGCCCACCGGCGCCGCATCGGGGTTCGATGTCGTCGACGTTGACCTCAAGGGTGAGGACGCCACCGGGTTCCCTGCGTGGGAGTTAGCGCGGCGGGCGGGTCTGGTGTCGGGGTGGTCGATGGTGGTGCGGACGCCGTCGGGCGGGATCCACGCGTACTTCGAGCATGCGGTCGGTGTCGAGCAGCGTTCGTGGACGTCCCCGCGTACGCACGTCGACTTTCGCGGGGATGGCGGGTACGTCGTCGTCCCGCCGTCGTGGTGCGTAACCGTGTCCGGTCCGCGGCGGTACGAGGTGATCACCGTGGCCCACCACCCGACGTCGCCGGTCGATGCGATCGCGCTCAGGGCGTTCCTGGACCCGCCCCGCCCAGTCCCGACCTTCCCAACGGCCGTGACACCCGGCATGGGTGCGAGCCCTGAGCGCCTGGCCGCGTTTGTAGCCGGACTTCCCGAGGGCGGCCGGAACGCGGGCCTGCATTGGGCGGCGTGCCGGATGGTCGAGGGCGGCTTCGGCCTGGCCTCAACCCTGAGCGCCCTCGGCGACGCGGCCCAGCACGCCGGCCTGGGCGTCCCGGAGATCGACCGGACGATCCGTTCGGCGTTCCGCACCACCACACCCCTTCCGGACCTGGGCGGCGGTGGGCGCCGCCCGGACCCCGCCCCGGAGGTGACCCAGTGATCCTGGACACGTTCAACCTGCCCCACCGCGAAGCACCCCAGCCTGAGGCGGCACGCGCGCAGGCGCCGGACCCGCTGGCGGTCCACCGCGACCCGTCACGCAGGCCGATCGTGTCGGGCGGCACGATCGGTGCCCACGCCCGCGTGTACGGGAACTACGACTGGGTGCGGGTGGCGGACCTGTCGGTCCACGCGGCCCAGGGCGCGGTCGGGAAGGGCATCGCACTGGAGCGGGCGCTCATGCACACCGTGTACTGCGCCCCAGCCCGGACCGTCGCGGCGTTGCGTCAGCGGCGGGCCGTGGCCCGTGAGCGCGGCACGCTCCCGCCCGCACCGCCGTCGACTCCGACTCCCGGCGAGGGGGTGCAACTGTGACCGCCGCCCTGCTCGGCGATGTCGAGCACCTGCGCCACCTCCTGACGGACCTGGCGACGAACCCCACCCGTTCCTGGGCACGCGACCCGGAGGCCGCCGACCTGATGAGGTTCTGCGCGCGCAAGTACGCGGGTCTGGCCCGCAAGTACGGGCAGAGCCCGCACGATGCGGCGGTGGCCGCGTTCTTCGAACTGCGACGCCCGTCGCTCGCCGCAAAGCGTGACCCGTGGGCGTACGTGACCACGGCGGTGGAGTCGAACCTCAAGGCGAACCAGCTCGCCGACGAACGCCTGTGCTCCGAACGCGACGCCCGCCACCGCCAGGCCACTCCCGTGCACGAGGCGAAGCGGCTCGACGACGGCGGATGGTCCGTCCTGTCCGACGCCCTGCCCGTGACGCCCGCCGCCGACTCCGTGGTGCGGACCGTCGTCGGGCGCGTCGAGCCAGGCGAGGCAACGCGCGCACTCGACGTCGCCGTCTATCTCCTCGCCACCTACGGGTGGCCGGTTGACGTCGCCCGCGTCGCCGTCGACTACGTCAGTGACCGGCTCGCGAACTGTGGTGGCCGGCGGCGGGCATACACCTACCTGCGCCGCGACCGGCACGCCCTGGTGCTCCTCGACCTGCCCCACCGCTCGTGGCTGGCCCTGCTCACCGCGCTGCTCGGCGACCCCGGCCAGCCCGAGACGTCAGATGCCGGGCGCGGCCTGCTGCTGCGCGCCCTGCTCGGTGAGGGCAACGACACCTTGAGCGCCGACCCGGTACTGCGCGCCGTGCTCAACGGCGGCGCACCCACCAGCGCGACGGCGGTGGAGGTGTCCCGTGTCTGAGACCCGACCGCTGACGGACATTGAGCGGGCCATCGACTCGATCCAGGTCGGGACCCGGTTCCGATCCGATCTGGGCGACATCGACGCGCTGATGGCGTCGATCGAGAAGACGGGGCTGCTCCAGCCGATCACCGTGACCCCCGACGGCGTCCTGGTCTCCGGGCAGCGGCGCCTCGCCGCCCTCAGGAAGCTGGGACAGCGCACGACCCGGGTGTGGGTGCGTCAGGGGATCTCCGAGCCGGCCGATCTCATGGCTGCGCAACTGGACGAGAACGCGACGCACAAGCCGCTCAACCCGGTCGAGCAGGCCGCCTTGTACCGGGCGGCGAAGGCGCACTTCGAGCGGCTCGCCGCGCAGCGCAAGGCGGCCACGCAGTTCCGTACCTCGCCCGACGACACCGAACCCATGGAAGGCGTTTCCGCAGGTGGAGCCGGTGGTGGCGAATCGCCACCACCGGCAGGCGAGCTCAAGAGTCGGCACAAGGCGGCTCTGCTGGTCAACGGGTCGGCCGGGTACAAGCGCCACGAACAGGTCGGCGCCCTGGAACGGATCCGGGACGACGAGAACCAGGACCCCCAGATCCGGCAGGCCGCGGGCGACGCGCTCACCCGGATCGAGGGAGGCGCAGCGGTCCAGCCGCTCTACGACACCATCAAGACCCACCTCGCCGCGAAGGCCGCGGCAGGCGGTCGCTCGGTACCCACCGGCCACACCGCTGCTCCGGGCCGCCCCCGTCAGGCGGCGCCCCGCGCGACAGGGCCGGTCGCGCCCCGTCGCGGCACGATCCGCGGCTTCCTGATGACGATCGCGACGCTCGACGGGTGGGCGGAGGCCTTCGACGCCGACGACGTCGGGCGCGGCATGACGGACGAGGAGTGGGACCGGTTCGACCGGGTCCGCGCGCAACTCGACCGGTTCGCCGTCGTTGCTAAGGCCGGGCGCGAGGCCGCCCGGGCACAGCGGGTGACGCCGTGAACGGCCTCCCGCGAACCCGGACGTGGCGCACCGCCCTGGTCGGCGGCGTGGTCACGGCCGTCATCCTGGCCGGGGTCATGGCGACAGCACTCTGGCGAACGGATCGAACCTCTGCCACAGCGGCCATCACCTCCTCGACGCCCACCGCCCCGGCGGTGCGGGCCATTCCCGAGCACGCTCCCCCGGTGGCCGCCTCCGACGACCCGGTCACGTTCGCTCGCGCGGTCGCAACGACCCTGTTCGCGTGGGACACCACCGATCGGCGCCCAGTCGACGCGCACCGGGACCCGATCATCGCGGTCGGTGACCCGGCGGGCATCGAGACGCCGGGACTCGTGGCCGACCTCGCCCTGTACCTCCCGACCGCCGAGGCGTGGAAGCTCTTGTCCGGGTACTCGACCCGGCAGTGGCTCGACATCACCGCCGCCGCTGTACCGGCCTCCTGGCCGGGGATCGCCGCAAACGCCCCCGCAGGGTCGCTCGCTCCGGGCACAACGGCGGTGACGATCGACGGCATCCGCCACCGGGCCGGCACCTGGGAGGGCGAGCACGTGCACGACAAGTTCACGGTCGCGTTCACGATGTTCGTCGTCTGCGGCCCGACCCACCCGACCTGTCACCTGCTGCGCCTCGGCGCACTCGACACCCCGCTGCGGTGACCCCATGCGCCGCATCCTGATCGTCACCGCGCTCATCCTCGTCCTCGCCCCAGGCGTGTTCGTCGGCGGGGTGTTGGTGCTTGCCCTGCCAAGCCTCGCGGGCGCCTGCGACGCATCCCTGGTGGTGACCTCGGTCCCCACCACGATCACGGCAACGGCCACGGACGGGCGCCCGGTCACGCTGGGGCTCGCACAGCTCACCCATGCCGCCGTCATCGTCACGGTTGGCGAGCAGACGCCCGACGTCGGACGCGACGGCGTGGTCATCGCGCTCATGGCGGCACTGACCGAGTCGGGGCTGCGGAACCTCGCCAACACGGGCGCCTACCCGTCGTCGGCGTCCCTGCCCAACGACGGGGACGGCGGCGACCACGACTCGCTCGGCCTGTTCCAGATGCGCCCGCAGACGGGCTGGGGCTCGGTGCCCGAACTCATGGATCCGACCTACCAGGCGCGGGCGTTCTTCGGCGGCCCGACGGGACCGAACGGGGGAAGCCCGCGCGGGCTGCTCGACATCCCCCGCTGGCACGACCTCGCACCCGGTGCCGCAGCACAGGCGGTCGAGGTGTCCGCCTACCCGGAGCGGTACGCACGGTTCGAGCCGGTCGCCGTCGCAATCCTCGCCGCGCTCACCACCACCGGGGCGTCGGCGTCGGAGGCCGGCCTGCCCACCGTCACCGCCACCGTCTTCCCCCTCCCGGAGGGGACATGGGCCCGGACGAGCGGCTACGGGATGCGGGTCAACCCGGTCACCGGGCTGCGCACCTTGCATGCGGGCGTCGACCTCGCAGCACCTGAGGGCACCGCGATCCTCGCAACGGCTGCGGGCCGCGTCGTCCATGCCGGGCCGCGAGGCGGTCTCGGCAACGCGGTCGCGATCCTCCACCTCGTCGACGGCTCCCCCGTCGTGTCCGTGTACGGGCACATCCGCGACGGCGGCATCCACGTCACCGTCGGCCAGATCGTCACACCCGGAATGCACATCGCCGACGTCGGATCCACGGGCAACTCCACCGGCCCGCACCTGCACCTCGAGATCCGCCCAGGCGGCCTCGACCAGCCCTCGATCGACCCGACCGGCTGGCTCGACCACACCTCGACGTCCACGACACCAGCAGCGACGTTCGCACCAGCACCCTGCGCGACGGCGGGGGTGGCGGCGTGAACCCGATCCCAGTCGCACCCGACTTCACCGCCCTGGGCTCGGACGAGAAGCTCGCCCGCATCATCGGGGCGCTGATGACGGTCGCCCTCTTGGTCGCCGTCATCGTCCTGATCGCCTCCGCGATCACGTGGGCCATCGCGTCCAACGCCGGGTCCTGGCACCTGGCCCAGCGGGCGCGGGCCGGTGTGCTCGTCGCGCTCGGCGGCGCCGTTCTGGCCGGCGGGGCCATCGCGTGGATGAGCTGGCTCCTCGGGGTCGGCCTGTCCTTCTTCCTCCCCGGCACCGGCATCGGTGTCGGCTCGACCATCAGCGCCTGAACGGAGCACCACCATGAACACCACCGTCGTCGTCCGTCGCATGCTGACCGACATCTCGATCACCCCGAACTCTGACGGGCTGCCCGGCATCGCCCAGTTGCGCAACGTCGTCGGGGCCGTGATGACCGTCGGGCTGATCCTCGCGGTCCTCGCCGTGATCGTCGCCGCGATCGTGTGGGCGTTCGGGTCCCACACCGGGAACCCGACTTACGCGGGCCGCGGCAAGTCCGGCGTGCTGATCTCCGTCGCCGCGGCCGCCGTGTGTGGGGCCGCCGTCACGCTCGTGAACTTCTTCTGGAACGTCGGCCAGTCCATCTGATCGGAGCCCGTCATGGACCTGTGCACCATCCCCGGCGTCAACGCCATCTGCGGCGCAGCACAGTCGGCAGCGGGCAGCGCCGTCACCGCTTTCCTCGTGAGCATCACCGCGATGGTCTCCGACGGCGTCGCGACCCTCATGCGGGGCATGTGGGCGCTGTTCGAGACGACGACGTTCGTCGACATCACCAGCGGCTCGTTCACATCCGTCTACAACATCGTGTTCGGTGTCGCCGTCACGGTCATGCTCGGCTTCTTCCTGCTCCAAGTCATCACCGGAATGATCCACCGCGAGCCCGCCGCCCTGTCCAGGGCCGCCCTCGGGCTCGGCAAGTCCGTACTCGGATCCTTCGTCGTCGTCACGATCATCGCGGCCGGCCTCGAGATCACCGACCGCATCTGCACCGGCATCATCGCCGCGGCCGGCACCAACCTCACCGAGGTCGGCGACCGCATCACCCTGCTCACCACCGGCACCGCCGCCACCATGTCGGGCGGCGTTGGCGGCATCCTCATCGTGACCCTGCTGCTGTCCATCCTGGCCGGGTGCGCGGCCCTGATCCTGTGGATCAGCCTCCTCATCCGCAAGGCCCTGATCCTCATCGCCGTCGTGTTCGCACCCATCGCCCTCGCCGGGGCCAGCTGGGACTCCACCCGCGGGTGGCTCGGACGGTGGGCGAACTTCGTCGTCGCGCTCGTCATCTCGAAGATCGTCATCGTCGTCTTCCTGCTGCTCGCGACCGCGCAGCTCACCGCCCCCGTCTCAGCGGACCTCGCATCCCTGTCGGACCCGATCACCGGCGTCGTGCTCCTCCTCATCGCCGGGTTCGCGCCCTACCTGACCTACAAGGCCATCAACTTCATGGGGTTCGACATGTACCACGCCATGTCCGCGGAACAAGAGGCCAAACAAGCCCTCAACCGGCCGGTGCCGGTCCCCTCGAAGCTCCTCAACCGCAGTGAGCCCAGCCGCATCCTGGCCGACCCCGGGACCGGTTCCGTGCCGCCACCCACCGCCCGCACGGGCAGCAGCCCATGGCCCACCAACCCCGGCCCGACGACGACGGCGCCCGCCGGTGCAACCGGTGCCGGTTGGGCACCGGAGGCGGCTTCCGGCGTGGCCGCCAGTGCGGGTGCTGCCGCGGGTGCGGGTGCGGGTGCGGGGGCTGCTGGCGCGGCTGGCCCCGTCGGCGCGGGGGTGCTCGCCGCGAAGGCCGCCGCCGAGGCCGGACCCAAAGCCGGCACGTGGATCGCCGGCCAAGCCCACCACGGGGCCGACGCCGCCCAGCAAGGAGGAACCCGATGACGACCCCCGAGAACGAACTGCGGCCGGTCAAGTTCTCCCGCCTCGCCCGCCGCGGCATCATCCTCGGCCTGACCGGCCCACGCCTCCTCACCGCAGGAACCGCCGCCGTCATCATGGTGGTTGCCCTCTACACCGGCGGGTCCGCGCCCGTGCTCGCCGCACCACTGGTGGTGCTGCTCCTGACGGTCACCCTCGTACCCGTCGCGGGTCGCACGGCAGTCGAGTGGCTACCCATCGCCGCCCGCTGGGGCCGACGCACCATGACCGGGCAGACCACGTTCCGGGCCCGGATCGGCAAGCCCCGCCCCGCGGGCACCCTCGCCCTGCCCGGCGACGCCGCCGCCCTGCGCGAGTACACCGACCCCGACACCGGCGCCGTCTACATCCACGACCCGCACCGCGCCACCCTCACCGCGATCCTCGACGTCCAGCACCCGGCGTTCGTGCTCCTGGACGCCACCGACCAGAACCGCCGCGTCACCATCTGGGGCCGCGCCCTGGCCTCCGCGTGTCGCACCGGACGCATCGCCACCGTCCAGGTCCTCGAACGCACCCTGCCCGACTCTGGCCGCCCCTTGGTCGACTGGTGGCGCACCCACGGTGTCCGCGACGGTTCTTGGGCGTCGGAAACCTACGAACAGCTCGTCGAACGCGCCGGGCCCGCCGGGCACCGGCGCGCGTCCACGATCTCGGTCGCACTCGAAATGCGCGCCGCGGCCCGCACCATCCGGGCGGCCGGGCGCGGGCTCCGCGGCGCCGCGGTCGTGCTGCGTCAGGAGGTCGACGCCATGATCCTGGCCCTGCGCGCCGCCGACATCACTGTGACCCGCGTCCTCGCACCCTCCGACCTCGCCGTCGTGCTCCGCACCGCCTACGACCCCTCCGTCGCCCCCGCCCTTGATCGTCACGGCGACCTCGGCCACGACCTCGCCACCGCCGGCCCCCTCGCCGTCACCGAATCCTGGGGTTCGCTGCGATCTGACTCCGCCTACCAGGCCGTGCTCTGGATCTCCGAATGGCCCCGCTCCTACGTCACGCCCGGCTTCCTGCAGCCGCTGCTCGCCTCCACCGGCGTCCAGCACACGTTCACGATCCTCTTCACGCCCGTGCGCGCCGACGCCGCCGCCCGCGCCATCCGCAAGGCCAAGACCGAACACATCGCCGACGCCGCCCAACGCGCCAAGATCGGGCAAGTCGAAGACGCCACCCAGACCGCCGAGTACACCGACGTCCTCCAGCAAGAAGCCGACCTCACCGCCGGACACGGTCTCCTCCGCGCAGTCGGGCTCATCACCGTCAGCGCGACCAACACGACGGAGCTTGAGCGCGCCGTCGCGGTCATCGAGCAAGCCGCCATCCAGTCATCCTGCGAGTCACGGCGCCTGTGGGGTCAGCAGGCACAAGCGTTCACGTCGGCGGCGCTTCCCCTGTGCCGAATGCCGTAGCCGGGTGGTGTGCCCTTGTCGGTGTTGTACCGCGTGAGAGCCGAGAGCCGGTCCGCCGTGCCGGCGCCGACAACGACGGTGCGCAACATGTACGCGTACCCATCCCCGGCCGACATCACCCAAATCGAGACCGTCACCGTCGCACCTCCGCTGTTCCAGGTGCGCCCCGAGGACCGGACGGTGGTCGATCAGACAGCGCCAGCGACGCTCGTCGCGGGACCACGCGTTCGGATGAGATGGGGCAAGCCCCTCCCAACCCGCTCGCGAGCGAGAATAGGCGTGAACGATGACCGACGTGACACAACCCGTCCCGAACCCGACTGACGAGACGTCGACCGTCCAGCCACCGACGAGCCCAGAATCGTTCGGTCCGCCGCCGCCCCCGCCCGAGGAGGCGACAGGCCCCTCGTCACCAGAGCCAGCCGCGGCGCCAAGGCGCTCCATGCCGCGCTGGCTAGCTCCAGCACGCGCTGGGCTCGCCGCGCTGTTGATCGGCCTGGGTGCCGGCATTGTCATCGGAGGCAGTGGAGACCCGACCACCACCGACGAGTACGCACAGATCGTGGCGGAGCGGGACGAGGCACGTTCAAGAGCCACTGAATCTGCAGCCGAGGCCGCGCGACTTCAGTCACAGGTGGACGTCTTTGAGGCGGCCGACGCCGCCGCACAAGCAGCTGAGGATGCGGCCGCCCTTGCGGCCGCCAACGCGCCGAATGTCGAACCAGGACACCTGGCGATCGAACTTCGTGTGACGGACAAGAAGTGCTTTGGGTCTGCCGGATGCAACGTGACCGTCGAGCCCACTCTGTCGATCGTGGCCAACAATGACGGTGTGGGTCGCGGCGGGTTCCGGGTGACCTATGAGATCCAGGGCGGAGAAGACGGACCTGTCGTCAACACGACCGACGTAACTGCTGGCGGCAACTACACCGTCAGTCCCGAGAGGGTCAGCACTGCCCGCGAAAGCGACGTACTCACGGCGGTCATCACGGACGTCTATTACCGCTGAAGCCCGAACTGTGCGGCCCACCGTCGGATCGGGTTCCGCGCCGCGGCAGCACCTGAGCAGGCGAGTTCTCCACAGTTGAACCGCCCAGGTTCTCTGCCGCTCCTTTGCGGGTTGAACCTGCATGGTGTGAGCAGCGTAGTGGGCGTCCTCGTACTCGGCCGGGGTCGTGCCGCGACCGTGACGCCCTGCTCACGCAGCACGGCCAGGATCGACTCGACGGCATACCCCTTGGCGCGCATCTGATCGATGAAGCCCACGATCAGCGGTTGCGGGGGTCGAGTTCCCCCGCGAAGGAAATCGAGGCCGCCTTCAAGATCTCGTTGGCCTCACGCAGCCGCTTGTTCTCGGCCTTGAGTTTCTTGATCTCGGCAGACTCCTCGGTCGTGACTCCGGGCCGGGAGCCGCCGTCGACCTGGGCCTGGACCACCCACCGACGCACCGGCTCCTTTCCGACGCCGAGCTGCTTGGCGACCGCGGCCGACGCCGCGGTCAACGACGGGTACTCCCCGAGGTGGTTGGTCACGAGACGCACAGCACGCGCCTTGAGCTCCGGATCGGTTCTCTTGGGCGTCAGCCCATCCTTCCTGGTCGGTGACTCAGAGAGGAACGGCATCAAACCTAGGGCGGTTCAGTCGGCACCCAGACCCTGCCGATCCGCAAGCCGCTACCCGACGACCTACGCGAAGCCCTCGACAAGACCGAGCAGGCAGCCCACTGAGGGGACACCACATTGGCCCAAGTCGGGGCTGCCGCTGTGCCGAATGCCGTAGCCAGTATTGGCGTCGGGCGGCGACGGCCCACCGCGGCGGCCCAAACCGGCTCTTCATAGATGAGGGTGTAGC
Coding sequences:
- a CDS encoding bifunctional DNA primase/polymerase, which produces MSTTTPSPPGSLALLRRATRAPSLPSAAYDIARADLPVFPCAPTAKQPLTQRGFRDATTDLDQVASWWARRPDANIGLPTGAASGFDVVDVDLKGEDATGFPAWELARRAGLVSGWSMVVRTPSGGIHAYFEHAVGVEQRSWTSPRTHVDFRGDGGYVVVPPSWCVTVSGPRRYEVITVAHHPTSPVDAIALRAFLDPPRPVPTFPTAVTPGMGASPERLAAFVAGLPEGGRNAGLHWAACRMVEGGFGLASTLSALGDAAQHAGLGVPEIDRTIRSAFRTTTPLPDLGGGGRRPDPAPEVTQ
- a CDS encoding ParB/RepB/Spo0J family partition protein, whose product is MSETRPLTDIERAIDSIQVGTRFRSDLGDIDALMASIEKTGLLQPITVTPDGVLVSGQRRLAALRKLGQRTTRVWVRQGISEPADLMAAQLDENATHKPLNPVEQAALYRAAKAHFERLAAQRKAATQFRTSPDDTEPMEGVSAGGAGGGESPPPAGELKSRHKAALLVNGSAGYKRHEQVGALERIRDDENQDPQIRQAAGDALTRIEGGAAVQPLYDTIKTHLAAKAAAGGRSVPTGHTAAPGRPRQAAPRATGPVAPRRGTIRGFLMTIATLDGWAEAFDADDVGRGMTDEEWDRFDRVRAQLDRFAVVAKAGREAARAQRVTP
- a CDS encoding M23 family metallopeptidase — encoded protein: MRRILIVTALILVLAPGVFVGGVLVLALPSLAGACDASLVVTSVPTTITATATDGRPVTLGLAQLTHAAVIVTVGEQTPDVGRDGVVIALMAALTESGLRNLANTGAYPSSASLPNDGDGGDHDSLGLFQMRPQTGWGSVPELMDPTYQARAFFGGPTGPNGGSPRGLLDIPRWHDLAPGAAAQAVEVSAYPERYARFEPVAVAILAALTTTGASASEAGLPTVTATVFPLPEGTWARTSGYGMRVNPVTGLRTLHAGVDLAAPEGTAILATAAGRVVHAGPRGGLGNAVAILHLVDGSPVVSVYGHIRDGGIHVTVGQIVTPGMHIADVGSTGNSTGPHLHLEIRPGGLDQPSIDPTGWLDHTSTSTTPAATFAPAPCATAGVAA
- a CDS encoding DUF6112 family protein, with protein sequence MNPIPVAPDFTALGSDEKLARIIGALMTVALLVAVIVLIASAITWAIASNAGSWHLAQRARAGVLVALGGAVLAGGAIAWMSWLLGVGLSFFLPGTGIGVGSTISA
- a CDS encoding DUF6112 family protein, yielding MNTTVVVRRMLTDISITPNSDGLPGIAQLRNVVGAVMTVGLILAVLAVIVAAIVWAFGSHTGNPTYAGRGKSGVLISVAAAAVCGAAVTLVNFFWNVGQSI
- a CDS encoding conjugal transfer protein TrbL, with amino-acid sequence MDLCTIPGVNAICGAAQSAAGSAVTAFLVSITAMVSDGVATLMRGMWALFETTTFVDITSGSFTSVYNIVFGVAVTVMLGFFLLQVITGMIHREPAALSRAALGLGKSVLGSFVVVTIIAAGLEITDRICTGIIAAAGTNLTEVGDRITLLTTGTAATMSGGVGGILIVTLLLSILAGCAALILWISLLIRKALILIAVVFAPIALAGASWDSTRGWLGRWANFVVALVISKIVIVVFLLLATAQLTAPVSADLASLSDPITGVVLLLIAGFAPYLTYKAINFMGFDMYHAMSAEQEAKQALNRPVPVPSKLLNRSEPSRILADPGTGSVPPPTARTGSSPWPTNPGPTTTAPAGATGAGWAPEAASGVAASAGAAAGAGAGAGAAGAAGPVGAGVLAAKAAAEAGPKAGTWIAGQAHHGADAAQQGGTR
- a CDS encoding SCO6880 family protein is translated as MTTPENELRPVKFSRLARRGIILGLTGPRLLTAGTAAVIMVVALYTGGSAPVLAAPLVVLLLTVTLVPVAGRTAVEWLPIAARWGRRTMTGQTTFRARIGKPRPAGTLALPGDAAALREYTDPDTGAVYIHDPHRATLTAILDVQHPAFVLLDATDQNRRVTIWGRALASACRTGRIATVQVLERTLPDSGRPLVDWWRTHGVRDGSWASETYEQLVERAGPAGHRRASTISVALEMRAAARTIRAAGRGLRGAAVVLRQEVDAMILALRAADITVTRVLAPSDLAVVLRTAYDPSVAPALDRHGDLGHDLATAGPLAVTESWGSLRSDSAYQAVLWISEWPRSYVTPGFLQPLLASTGVQHTFTILFTPVRADAAARAIRKAKTEHIADAAQRAKIGQVEDATQTAEYTDVLQQEADLTAGHGLLRAVGLITVSATNTTELERAVAVIEQAAIQSSCESRRLWGQQAQAFTSAALPLCRMP